The following proteins are encoded in a genomic region of Tenebrio molitor chromosome 7, icTenMoli1.1, whole genome shotgun sequence:
- the aralar1 gene encoding calcium-binding mitochondrial carrier protein Aralar1 isoform X3, whose translation MTPEDFVIKFLGLFDQQNYNAHSVQLLAGIVDTSKDGLISFAEFKAFEGLLCFPDALYKTAFQLFDTNGNGMVSFQEFVEVMSNTELHDRIPFDMDSPFIQLYFGRDKKRLVSYSEFSQFLHDFHEEYAIEGFRRADKSGTGFISVLDFQFIMTNIKSHLLTKQVQSHLIEAAQGSQGGQRVSFPYFFAFNSLLNNMELAKRIYLNVTNGHRNQEVTKEEFMHSAQAMSQMTPLEVDILFQLCDVLHQSGRIVYNDLNAIAPEQYYKQITNRLAEIHAVSSPEDRGIIIQILESAYRFTLGSVAGAVGATAVYPIDLVKTRMQNQRSGSLVGELMYRHSFDCFKKVIRHEGVFGLYRGLIPQLMGVAPEKAIKLTVNDFVRDKFYDKNGNISLIGEIISGGSAGCSQVIFTNPLEIVKIRLQVAGEIAGGAKVRALEVVKELGLFGLYKGAKACLLRDIPFSAIYFPTYAHTKAKFADEHGYNHPITLLISGAIAGVPAAGLVTPADVIKTRLQVVARAGQTTYSGVFDAVRKIYVEEGIRAFWKGAIARICRSSPQFGVTLLTYEILQRLLYIDFGGTRPSGSEWKVTTLGGESPKSQNPDHVGGYSVSIPVFSGIETKFGLCLPKFSVQKAA comes from the exons ATGACCCCGGAGGATTTCGTCATCAAGTTTCTCGGATTGTTCGATCAACAAAATTACAATGCTCATTCTGTACAGTTGCTCGCGGGGATCGTCGATACCAGCAAAGATGGGCTCATCTCTTTCGCCGAATTCAAAGCTTTCGAAGGGCTGCTCTGTTTTCCCGACGCCCTCTATAAAACGGCATTTCAATTGTTCGACACTAACGGAAATGGAATGGTTAGTTTTC AGGAATTCGTTGAGGTAATGTCCAACACCGAGCTCCACGATCGAATTCCGTTCGACATGGACTCACCATTCATACAGTTGTATTTTGGTCGCGACAAAAAACGTCTGGTGTCGTACAGCGAGTTCAGTCAGTTTCTTCACGATTTTCACGAAGAGTACGCCATCGAAGGCTTCCGAAGGGCGGACAAGAGCGGCACCGGTTTCATATCCGTGTTGGACTTTCAGTTCATCATGACCAATATCAAAAGTCATTTGCTCACAAAGCAAGTACAATCTCACCTTATAGAG gCAGCCCAAGGATCCCAAGGCGGTCAGAGGGTCAGCTTTCCCTATTTCTTTGCATTTAATTCGTTATTAAACAACATGGAATTAGCCAAACGTATTTATCTGAACGTGACGAACGGTCACAGAAACCAAGAAGTGACGAAAGAAGAGTTCATGCATTCGGCCCAAGCCATGTCCCAGATGACTCCACTGGAAGTTGATATACTGTTTCAACTGTGTGATGTACTTCACCAAAGCGG GCGAATTGTATATAATGACCTCAATGCCATAGCACCAGAACAATATTATAAGCAAATAACCAACCGACTGGCAGAAATCCACGCCGTTTCA AGTCCCGAAGACCGAGGcattattattcaaattttgGAAAGCGCGTACCGATTCACTTTGGGTTCAGTTGCTGGAG CTGTCGGCGCCACCGCTGTCTATCCCATAGACTTGGTGAAAACTCGCATGCAGAATCAAAGAAGTGGCTCACTGGTCGGCGAGTTGATGTACAGACATAGTTTCGACTGTTTCAAGAAAGTTATAAGGCACGAAGGTGTCTTCGGATTGTACAGAGGATTGATACCACAGTTGATGGGTGTTGCGCCCGAAAAGGCTATAAAACTCACG GTGAACGATTTTGTGCGGGACAAATTCTACGACAAAAACGGGAACATATCTCTCATAGGAGAAATCATCTCCGGAGGTTCT GCCGGTTGTTCTCAAGTCATATTCACCAACCCGCTTGAAATAGTGAAGATTCGCCTGCAAGTGGCCGGCGAGATCGCCGGTGGAGCAAAGGTTCGTGCCTTGGAAGTCGTGAAAGAGTTGGGACTATTTGGGTTGTACAAAGGTGCAAAAGCTTGCCTCCTCAGAGACATACCCTTCAGTGCTATTTATTTCCCCACTTACGCCCACACTAAAGCGAAATTTGCCGACGAGCACGGCTACAACCATCCGATTACTCTACTGATTTCTGGTGCTATTGCCGGTGTACCGGCAGCTGGTCTTGTCACACCGGCGGATGTGATCAAAACTAGGTTGCAAGTGGTCGCGAGAGCAGGCCAAACGACTTACAGCGGTGTCTTCGACGCTGTCAGGAAAATCTACGTAGAAGAAGGAATTAGAGCCTTCTGGAAAGGTGCCATAG CTCGCATTTGTCGATCATCTCCCCAATTCGGTGTTACTCTGTTAACCTACGAAATCCTTCAACGATTGCTGTACATCGACTTCGGTGGAAC GCGTCCCAGTGGATCCGAGTGGAAGGTGACAACGTTGGGTGGGGAGTCGCCCAAGTCGCAAAACCCAGATCACGTCGGTGGTTATTCAGTGTCCATCCCCGTCTTCTCAGGaattgaaacaaaatttgGTCTTTGCTTGCCGAAATTCAGCGTACAAAAGGCTGCCTGA
- the LOC138134931 gene encoding corticotropin-releasing factor-binding protein isoform X1, translating to MTPLAVVVTLFSCSVLVIRGHPGYETHLSSEVNARRLLQKQLVRGPLAQASVRSKRTSDHIITDCIFMTSDEGDFYHKSVLADGTACGAYIFSEPDETIEVHFNYLDVPCENGGLVSFVDGWELNGEFFPSAADHPLPMNSRFTEFCGKRKIKQIFKSSQNVALIQYRMPAKGTSFGFSVRFIKNPTPCNVLFQSTEDIYTLRNYGKRANCSLSTLFPAAVRVASLNIGIVPSLGRGIELETGTIHKVRSQCQKRGLDDYLQIGGSRGLDNANLLLADSVCGLDSKAGKHVEVIACETTTVRLVSSGAFDNSATVAIRQLTAEDINGYMSVICPSEELVE from the exons ATGACCCCGCTGGCCGTCGTCGTAACGCTGTTCTCATGTTCGGTTCTAGTGATCAGAGGACATCCCGGCTACGAGACTCATCTCTCATCCGAG GTGAATGCGAGGCGCTTGTTACAGAAACAGTTAGTTAGAGGACCATTAGCGCAGGCAAGTGTTCGCTCAAAAAGGACGTCAGATCATATAATAACAG ATTGCATATTTATGACATCCGACGAAGGCGACTTCTACCACAAGTCCGTTCTGGCCGACGGTACAGCTTGCGGTGCTTACATCTTCAGCGAGCCCGACGAGACCATCGAGGTTCACTTCAACTACTTGGACGTACCTTGTGAAAACGGCGGTCTCGTATCG TTCGTCGATGGTTGGGAGCTGAACGGCGAGTTCTTCCCGAGCGCTGCTGATCATCCCTTGCCCATGAATTCGCGGTTTACCGAATTCTGCGGCAAGAGGAAGATCAAACAGATATTTAAGAGTTCCCAGAATGTGGCGCTCATCCAGTATCGGATGCCAGCCAAGGGGACAAGTTTCGGCTTCAGCGTGAGGTTTATTAAGAATCCCACCC CGTGCAACGTCCTCTTCCAATCTACTGAAGATATTTACACTTTGCGAAATTACGGCAAAAGGGCCAACTGCAGTTTGAGTACCCTCTTCCCGGCCGCTGTGAGGGTTGCTTCTTTGAACATCGGTATCGTCCCCAGTCTAGGACGAGGAATCGAGCTCGAAACAGGCACCATCCACAAGGTGCGGTCGCAG TGTCAGAAGAGGGGCTTAGACGACTACCTCCAGATCGGCGGTTCTCGTGGTTTGGACAATGCAAATCTCCTCTTGGCCGACTCAGTTTGTGGACTCGATTCTAAGGCAG GAAAACACGTCGAAGTCATCGCATGCGAAACCACCACCGTTCGTTTGGTGTCCAGTGGAGCTTTCGACAATTCTGCAACGGTGGCCATCCGACAACTGACAGCGGAAGACATCAACGGGTACATGAGCGTTATTTGTCCATCGGAGGAGCTAGTCGAATAG
- the aralar1 gene encoding calcium-binding mitochondrial carrier protein Aralar1 isoform X1 codes for MSQAIGTSRLFVEGGGYLKRANPHHLVEIFNKYASKEKNGEKFMTPEDFVIKFLGLFDQQNYNAHSVQLLAGIVDTSKDGLISFAEFKAFEGLLCFPDALYKTAFQLFDTNGNGMVSFQEFVEVMSNTELHDRIPFDMDSPFIQLYFGRDKKRLVSYSEFSQFLHDFHEEYAIEGFRRADKSGTGFISVLDFQFIMTNIKSHLLTKQVQSHLIEAAQGSQGGQRVSFPYFFAFNSLLNNMELAKRIYLNVTNGHRNQEVTKEEFMHSAQAMSQMTPLEVDILFQLCDVLHQSGRIVYNDLNAIAPEQYYKQITNRLAEIHAVSSPEDRGIIIQILESAYRFTLGSVAGAVGATAVYPIDLVKTRMQNQRSGSLVGELMYRHSFDCFKKVIRHEGVFGLYRGLIPQLMGVAPEKAIKLTVNDFVRDKFYDKNGNISLIGEIISGGSAGCSQVIFTNPLEIVKIRLQVAGEIAGGAKVRALEVVKELGLFGLYKGAKACLLRDIPFSAIYFPTYAHTKAKFADEHGYNHPITLLISGAIAGVPAAGLVTPADVIKTRLQVVARAGQTTYSGVFDAVRKIYVEEGIRAFWKGAIARICRSSPQFGVTLLTYEILQRLLYIDFGGTRPSGSEWKVTTLGGESPKSQNPDHVGGYSVSIPVFSGIETKFGLCLPKFSVQKAA; via the exons atgtCGCAAGCGATTGGCACATCCAGGTTGTTTGTAGAG GGTGGTGGATATTTGAAACGAGCTAATCCGCACCATCTCGTAGAAATCTTCAATAAATATGCGTCCAAAGAAAAGAACGGGGAGAAGTTTATGACCCCGGAGGATTTCGTCATCAAGTTTCTCGGATTGTTCGATCAACAAAATTACAATGCTCATTCTGTACAGTTGCTCGCGGGGATCGTCGATACCAGCAAAGATGGGCTCATCTCTTTCGCCGAATTCAAAGCTTTCGAAGGGCTGCTCTGTTTTCCCGACGCCCTCTATAAAACGGCATTTCAATTGTTCGACACTAACGGAAATGGAATGGTTAGTTTTC AGGAATTCGTTGAGGTAATGTCCAACACCGAGCTCCACGATCGAATTCCGTTCGACATGGACTCACCATTCATACAGTTGTATTTTGGTCGCGACAAAAAACGTCTGGTGTCGTACAGCGAGTTCAGTCAGTTTCTTCACGATTTTCACGAAGAGTACGCCATCGAAGGCTTCCGAAGGGCGGACAAGAGCGGCACCGGTTTCATATCCGTGTTGGACTTTCAGTTCATCATGACCAATATCAAAAGTCATTTGCTCACAAAGCAAGTACAATCTCACCTTATAGAG gCAGCCCAAGGATCCCAAGGCGGTCAGAGGGTCAGCTTTCCCTATTTCTTTGCATTTAATTCGTTATTAAACAACATGGAATTAGCCAAACGTATTTATCTGAACGTGACGAACGGTCACAGAAACCAAGAAGTGACGAAAGAAGAGTTCATGCATTCGGCCCAAGCCATGTCCCAGATGACTCCACTGGAAGTTGATATACTGTTTCAACTGTGTGATGTACTTCACCAAAGCGG GCGAATTGTATATAATGACCTCAATGCCATAGCACCAGAACAATATTATAAGCAAATAACCAACCGACTGGCAGAAATCCACGCCGTTTCA AGTCCCGAAGACCGAGGcattattattcaaattttgGAAAGCGCGTACCGATTCACTTTGGGTTCAGTTGCTGGAG CTGTCGGCGCCACCGCTGTCTATCCCATAGACTTGGTGAAAACTCGCATGCAGAATCAAAGAAGTGGCTCACTGGTCGGCGAGTTGATGTACAGACATAGTTTCGACTGTTTCAAGAAAGTTATAAGGCACGAAGGTGTCTTCGGATTGTACAGAGGATTGATACCACAGTTGATGGGTGTTGCGCCCGAAAAGGCTATAAAACTCACG GTGAACGATTTTGTGCGGGACAAATTCTACGACAAAAACGGGAACATATCTCTCATAGGAGAAATCATCTCCGGAGGTTCT GCCGGTTGTTCTCAAGTCATATTCACCAACCCGCTTGAAATAGTGAAGATTCGCCTGCAAGTGGCCGGCGAGATCGCCGGTGGAGCAAAGGTTCGTGCCTTGGAAGTCGTGAAAGAGTTGGGACTATTTGGGTTGTACAAAGGTGCAAAAGCTTGCCTCCTCAGAGACATACCCTTCAGTGCTATTTATTTCCCCACTTACGCCCACACTAAAGCGAAATTTGCCGACGAGCACGGCTACAACCATCCGATTACTCTACTGATTTCTGGTGCTATTGCCGGTGTACCGGCAGCTGGTCTTGTCACACCGGCGGATGTGATCAAAACTAGGTTGCAAGTGGTCGCGAGAGCAGGCCAAACGACTTACAGCGGTGTCTTCGACGCTGTCAGGAAAATCTACGTAGAAGAAGGAATTAGAGCCTTCTGGAAAGGTGCCATAG CTCGCATTTGTCGATCATCTCCCCAATTCGGTGTTACTCTGTTAACCTACGAAATCCTTCAACGATTGCTGTACATCGACTTCGGTGGAAC GCGTCCCAGTGGATCCGAGTGGAAGGTGACAACGTTGGGTGGGGAGTCGCCCAAGTCGCAAAACCCAGATCACGTCGGTGGTTATTCAGTGTCCATCCCCGTCTTCTCAGGaattgaaacaaaatttgGTCTTTGCTTGCCGAAATTCAGCGTACAAAAGGCTGCCTGA
- the LOC138134931 gene encoding corticotropin-releasing factor-binding protein isoform X2: MTPLAVVVTLFSCSVLVIRGHPGYETHLSSEVNARRLLQKQLVRGPLAQASVRSKRTSDHIITDCIFMTSDEGDFYHKSVLADGTACGAYIFSEPDETIEVHFNYLDVPCENGGLVSFVDGWELNGEFFPSAADHPLPMNSRFTEFCGKRKIKQIFKSSQNVALIQYRMPAKGTSFGFSVRFIKNPTPCNVLFQSTEDIYTLRNYGKRANCSLSTLFPAAVRVASLNIGIVPSLGRGIELETGTIHKCQKRGLDDYLQIGGSRGLDNANLLLADSVCGLDSKAGKHVEVIACETTTVRLVSSGAFDNSATVAIRQLTAEDINGYMSVICPSEELVE; this comes from the exons ATGACCCCGCTGGCCGTCGTCGTAACGCTGTTCTCATGTTCGGTTCTAGTGATCAGAGGACATCCCGGCTACGAGACTCATCTCTCATCCGAG GTGAATGCGAGGCGCTTGTTACAGAAACAGTTAGTTAGAGGACCATTAGCGCAGGCAAGTGTTCGCTCAAAAAGGACGTCAGATCATATAATAACAG ATTGCATATTTATGACATCCGACGAAGGCGACTTCTACCACAAGTCCGTTCTGGCCGACGGTACAGCTTGCGGTGCTTACATCTTCAGCGAGCCCGACGAGACCATCGAGGTTCACTTCAACTACTTGGACGTACCTTGTGAAAACGGCGGTCTCGTATCG TTCGTCGATGGTTGGGAGCTGAACGGCGAGTTCTTCCCGAGCGCTGCTGATCATCCCTTGCCCATGAATTCGCGGTTTACCGAATTCTGCGGCAAGAGGAAGATCAAACAGATATTTAAGAGTTCCCAGAATGTGGCGCTCATCCAGTATCGGATGCCAGCCAAGGGGACAAGTTTCGGCTTCAGCGTGAGGTTTATTAAGAATCCCACCC CGTGCAACGTCCTCTTCCAATCTACTGAAGATATTTACACTTTGCGAAATTACGGCAAAAGGGCCAACTGCAGTTTGAGTACCCTCTTCCCGGCCGCTGTGAGGGTTGCTTCTTTGAACATCGGTATCGTCCCCAGTCTAGGACGAGGAATCGAGCTCGAAACAGGCACCATCCACAAG TGTCAGAAGAGGGGCTTAGACGACTACCTCCAGATCGGCGGTTCTCGTGGTTTGGACAATGCAAATCTCCTCTTGGCCGACTCAGTTTGTGGACTCGATTCTAAGGCAG GAAAACACGTCGAAGTCATCGCATGCGAAACCACCACCGTTCGTTTGGTGTCCAGTGGAGCTTTCGACAATTCTGCAACGGTGGCCATCCGACAACTGACAGCGGAAGACATCAACGGGTACATGAGCGTTATTTGTCCATCGGAGGAGCTAGTCGAATAG
- the Osi23 gene encoding uncharacterized protein Osi23, whose product MSSDKPSLVGLVVLLFSIVNSDKFITTGNKTENVWKTAGRMTGLLLQNCMQLGSDGPQEQFLLILQRCLKRRSLVALDRSLRADVIELATGIELVRYRNGNDTELGRELAFFHTTYKSDEKGSDWKNQILQKIAHVLNTHVLKIRLNGYEKLRSLITDEARGKKKHNMMLSLLMFGIAAVGLIMVPMGFQFLAVLGGKALLLAKMALILTAIQGLKKIATSNVNYGLYTTPPEHHHHHQGHWHYDRQWPYEAESHDMGPSPNNYYEVPDRQTDLLHPLHPRVDTFGNIM is encoded by the exons ATGTCATCGGACAAACCAAGCTTAGTCGGGCTTGTCGTTTTACTTTTCTCGATTGTAAACAGTGACAAGTTTATTACAACCGGCAATAAAACTGAGAACGTGTGGAAAACAGCGGGCAGGATGACAGGTTTATTATTACAGAACTGTATGCAACTAGGCTCTGATGGGCCGCAGGAACAATTTCTGCTAATCCTGCAGCGATGCTTGAAGCGTAGGAGTTTGGTTGCTTTGGATCGGTCGTTGAGAGCGGACGTTATTGAACTTGCAACTGGCATCGAATTAGTTAGATACAGGAATGGAAACGATACCGAACTCGGCAG AGAACTTGCATTCTTCCACACGACGTATAAATCGGATGAAAAGGGATCTGATTGGAAAAATCAAATCCTGCAAAAGATCGCCCACGTTCTCAATACGCACGTCCTTAAAATACGCCTTAATGGCTACGAGAAGTTGAGAAGTCTTATCACCGACGAGG CGAGAGGCAAGAAGAAGCACAACATGATGTTGTCTCTGCTCATGTTCGGAATCGCGGCCGTGGGTCTGATTATGGTTCCGATGGGCTTTCAGTTTCTTGCAGTGTTGGGAGGAAAAGCTCTGCTCTTGGCGAAAATGGCTCTCATATTGACCGCCATTCAAGGTCTCAAGAAAATCGCCACGAGCAACGTGAATTATGGGTTATACACCACTCCTCCAGagcatcatcatcatcatcaaggACACT GGCATTATGATCGACAATGGCCTTACGAAGCTGAAAGCCACGACATGGGTCCATCCCCTAATAATTATTACGAAGTTCCGGACCGACAGACAGATCTGCTTCACCCACTCCATCCCCGAGTGGACACTTTTGGAAATATAATGTAG
- the aralar1 gene encoding calcium-binding mitochondrial carrier protein Aralar1 isoform X2 — protein sequence MDTLFTKAFCQEGGGYLKRANPHHLVEIFNKYASKEKNGEKFMTPEDFVIKFLGLFDQQNYNAHSVQLLAGIVDTSKDGLISFAEFKAFEGLLCFPDALYKTAFQLFDTNGNGMVSFQEFVEVMSNTELHDRIPFDMDSPFIQLYFGRDKKRLVSYSEFSQFLHDFHEEYAIEGFRRADKSGTGFISVLDFQFIMTNIKSHLLTKQVQSHLIEAAQGSQGGQRVSFPYFFAFNSLLNNMELAKRIYLNVTNGHRNQEVTKEEFMHSAQAMSQMTPLEVDILFQLCDVLHQSGRIVYNDLNAIAPEQYYKQITNRLAEIHAVSSPEDRGIIIQILESAYRFTLGSVAGAVGATAVYPIDLVKTRMQNQRSGSLVGELMYRHSFDCFKKVIRHEGVFGLYRGLIPQLMGVAPEKAIKLTVNDFVRDKFYDKNGNISLIGEIISGGSAGCSQVIFTNPLEIVKIRLQVAGEIAGGAKVRALEVVKELGLFGLYKGAKACLLRDIPFSAIYFPTYAHTKAKFADEHGYNHPITLLISGAIAGVPAAGLVTPADVIKTRLQVVARAGQTTYSGVFDAVRKIYVEEGIRAFWKGAIARICRSSPQFGVTLLTYEILQRLLYIDFGGTRPSGSEWKVTTLGGESPKSQNPDHVGGYSVSIPVFSGIETKFGLCLPKFSVQKAA from the exons GGTGGTGGATATTTGAAACGAGCTAATCCGCACCATCTCGTAGAAATCTTCAATAAATATGCGTCCAAAGAAAAGAACGGGGAGAAGTTTATGACCCCGGAGGATTTCGTCATCAAGTTTCTCGGATTGTTCGATCAACAAAATTACAATGCTCATTCTGTACAGTTGCTCGCGGGGATCGTCGATACCAGCAAAGATGGGCTCATCTCTTTCGCCGAATTCAAAGCTTTCGAAGGGCTGCTCTGTTTTCCCGACGCCCTCTATAAAACGGCATTTCAATTGTTCGACACTAACGGAAATGGAATGGTTAGTTTTC AGGAATTCGTTGAGGTAATGTCCAACACCGAGCTCCACGATCGAATTCCGTTCGACATGGACTCACCATTCATACAGTTGTATTTTGGTCGCGACAAAAAACGTCTGGTGTCGTACAGCGAGTTCAGTCAGTTTCTTCACGATTTTCACGAAGAGTACGCCATCGAAGGCTTCCGAAGGGCGGACAAGAGCGGCACCGGTTTCATATCCGTGTTGGACTTTCAGTTCATCATGACCAATATCAAAAGTCATTTGCTCACAAAGCAAGTACAATCTCACCTTATAGAG gCAGCCCAAGGATCCCAAGGCGGTCAGAGGGTCAGCTTTCCCTATTTCTTTGCATTTAATTCGTTATTAAACAACATGGAATTAGCCAAACGTATTTATCTGAACGTGACGAACGGTCACAGAAACCAAGAAGTGACGAAAGAAGAGTTCATGCATTCGGCCCAAGCCATGTCCCAGATGACTCCACTGGAAGTTGATATACTGTTTCAACTGTGTGATGTACTTCACCAAAGCGG GCGAATTGTATATAATGACCTCAATGCCATAGCACCAGAACAATATTATAAGCAAATAACCAACCGACTGGCAGAAATCCACGCCGTTTCA AGTCCCGAAGACCGAGGcattattattcaaattttgGAAAGCGCGTACCGATTCACTTTGGGTTCAGTTGCTGGAG CTGTCGGCGCCACCGCTGTCTATCCCATAGACTTGGTGAAAACTCGCATGCAGAATCAAAGAAGTGGCTCACTGGTCGGCGAGTTGATGTACAGACATAGTTTCGACTGTTTCAAGAAAGTTATAAGGCACGAAGGTGTCTTCGGATTGTACAGAGGATTGATACCACAGTTGATGGGTGTTGCGCCCGAAAAGGCTATAAAACTCACG GTGAACGATTTTGTGCGGGACAAATTCTACGACAAAAACGGGAACATATCTCTCATAGGAGAAATCATCTCCGGAGGTTCT GCCGGTTGTTCTCAAGTCATATTCACCAACCCGCTTGAAATAGTGAAGATTCGCCTGCAAGTGGCCGGCGAGATCGCCGGTGGAGCAAAGGTTCGTGCCTTGGAAGTCGTGAAAGAGTTGGGACTATTTGGGTTGTACAAAGGTGCAAAAGCTTGCCTCCTCAGAGACATACCCTTCAGTGCTATTTATTTCCCCACTTACGCCCACACTAAAGCGAAATTTGCCGACGAGCACGGCTACAACCATCCGATTACTCTACTGATTTCTGGTGCTATTGCCGGTGTACCGGCAGCTGGTCTTGTCACACCGGCGGATGTGATCAAAACTAGGTTGCAAGTGGTCGCGAGAGCAGGCCAAACGACTTACAGCGGTGTCTTCGACGCTGTCAGGAAAATCTACGTAGAAGAAGGAATTAGAGCCTTCTGGAAAGGTGCCATAG CTCGCATTTGTCGATCATCTCCCCAATTCGGTGTTACTCTGTTAACCTACGAAATCCTTCAACGATTGCTGTACATCGACTTCGGTGGAAC GCGTCCCAGTGGATCCGAGTGGAAGGTGACAACGTTGGGTGGGGAGTCGCCCAAGTCGCAAAACCCAGATCACGTCGGTGGTTATTCAGTGTCCATCCCCGTCTTCTCAGGaattgaaacaaaatttgGTCTTTGCTTGCCGAAATTCAGCGTACAAAAGGCTGCCTGA